The window AGTGGTTCTGTAGTACGTGGACCTGGCTGGGCAGCTGGTGGTTCTGTAGTATGTGGACCTGGCTGGACAGCTGGTGGTTCTGTAGTACTTGGACCTGGCTGGACAGCTGGTGGTTCTGTAGTACGTGGACCTGGCTGGACAGCTGGTGGTTCTGTAGTACGTGGACCTGGCTGGACAGCTGGTGGTTCTGTAGTACTTGAACCTGGCTGGACAGCTGGTGGTTCTGTAGTACTTGAACCTGGCTGGACAGCTGGTGGTTCTGTAGTAGTTGGACCTGGCTGGACAACTAGTGGTTCTGTAGTACGTGGACCTGGCTGGACAGCTGGTGGTTCTGTAGTACTTGAACCTGGCTGGACAGCTGGTGGTTCTGTAGTACTTGAACCTGGCTGGACAGCTGGTGGTTCTGTAGTAGTTGGACCTGGCTGGACAACTAGTGGTTCTGTAGTACGTGGACCTGGCTGGACAGCTGGTGGTTCTGTAGTACTTGAACCTGCCTTGGGGGTTTCAGTGGTTTGTTCAGAAGGAACTAGCAGTTCAACATTTCCCTCTAATTCCTCTGGAAGATCTCTATTAGTTACTGTGGCTGGCGCAAAGTCGGTTTCACTGAACACATCCCGGTTGTAGGGGTAAATTCCTGTACTTTGAAAcgcagaaataatgtttttggcaGTAAGACCATGCAACTGAGCATGAGAAGTGAATTCATGGATTTCATAGATCGTAATTGTTTTTCCTGGATTTGAACGCATCCAATTTTCAACAGCTCGAGCATATGCCGTCTTGAAAGGTTTAAAACAGCTCACATCCAGAGGTTGTAACTTGTGACTAGTGTGTGGtggtattgttaataatattacaccATTTTCTTTAGCCAAGTCGATGACTGCAAGAGAGATATGAGTCTCGTGATTATCTAAGATCAGCAAAACTTTCTTCTCCTTGCTGCATCTTGTATGGCGTATGAAATGTTTCAGATAACCCAAGAATAGCTCTTCGTTGATCCATCCACTTGGATTTGCACCTCCAATACACCCGGGGGGACCATTTTTGGTGAAATAATCTCGGACGTTTTTCCGTGGGAAAATAAGCATTGGTGGAACGACGCTACCTGCCGCGTTAATGGTGTACACGGCGGTGACAAGTTGCCCCTTTTCTGCAGAGGTGATTGACCCCACTTGTTTAACTCCTTGTTTAGCCACAATGTTTTCAGGCGGCGAAACTGTAGTACACCCCGTCTCGTCGCAGTTGTAGATATCATGACATTCAAATTTGTGCAGGTCCATAACTTGTCCGAGGTTATCATAAAATTTGCCAACGTTATAACGATTGAAGGCACTTGCCCTGGCGAGAGATGTTGCCTCTGGTGTTCGGATTGCAAGatgatttctttctttaaatgatATCCAAAAGTGTTCACCAGTCATTCCATTTTCTTTCCACGAATTAGGCACCGTCACATTGTTTCTCATAGCATATTCAAAAATCAGTGAGCGACATTTATTCCTACTAAGTCCGTGAAATTGTTCCGCTAAAGTCTTGATATGTGTCGCCAAGTCATCTTCCATCACTGCAGAAAAAATCATGTTTGTCAGTCGACATTTTTCATAGCCAAAAGCTTCATTTCGTTCATCATGCTGTCCAGTTTGTGCATTACACTTATCCATGTATCTCGTGAGGGTCATTCTTGCAATATTAAAGTCATTAGCAGCTGCACGGATGCTACTTCCTCCCTTTACTTGTTCACTTGCTCTATGTAGAACGTCCTCTGGTGCCCCTCTATTGGATATTCTTTTATATTTTCGTGGCATCTGAAAAAAAATACTGACATCACTAAAGCAAACTTGAAGAAACATTTCAGTATAATATGCAGTACTTTGATCTAGGCCCACAATAATTCTCCCACACACTATCTGTTAATAATAATCCTTAACAGCATGTAGTCAAATTAATAAGCTTTAGAGAAAGGATTATTCATCAAATGTAAATAATGGGAGAGTTGGGACACCATGCGGGGAGAGTTGGGCCATTGCCCAACCCTCCCACCCTGGACTGTCCCAACTCTCCCAAGTCTcaccatttttaatttcaaccAAATTTTTATCTTGGGCGGTGATCACATGGATTTCAAAAATGCCTTGATGGAAGAAGACTGTCACAGCTATCACGCA of the Gigantopelta aegis isolate Gae_Host chromosome 12, Gae_host_genome, whole genome shotgun sequence genome contains:
- the LOC121385739 gene encoding uncharacterized protein LOC121385739, whose protein sequence is MFLQVCFSDVSIFFQMPRKYKRISNRGAPEDVLHRASEQVKGGSSIRAAANDFNIARMTLTRYMDKCNAQTGQHDERNEAFGYEKCRLTNMIFSAVMEDDLATHIKTLAEQFHGLSRNKCRSLIFEYAMRNNVTVPNSWKENGMTGEHFWISFKERNHLAIRTPEATSLARASAFNRYNVGKFYDNLGQVMDLHKFECHDIYNCDETGCTTVSPPENIVAKQGVKQVGSITSAEKGQLVTAVYTINAAGSVVPPMLIFPRKNVRDYFTKNGPPGCIGGANPSGWINEELFLGYLKHFIRHTRCSKEKKVLLILDNHETHISLAVIDLAKENGVILLTIPPHTSHKLQPLDVSCFKPFKTAYARAVENWMRSNPGKTITIYEIHEFTSHAQLHGLTAKNIISAFQSTGIYPYNRDVFSETDFAPATVTNRDLPEELEGNVELLVPSEQTTETPKAGSSTTEPPAVQPGPRTTEPLVVQPGPTTTEPPAVQPGSSTTEPPAVQPGSSTTEPPAVQPGPRTTEPPAVQPGPRTTEPPAVQPGPSTTEPPAVQPGPHTTEPPAAQPGPRTTEPLVVQPGPRTTEPPAVQPGPSTTEPPAVQPGPHTTEPPAAQPGPRTTEPLVVQPGPSTTEPPAAKPGPSSLGTPASQPGPSNTYVSPADIVPLPKAGPRKVTNRGRKRGDTKILTNTPVRNSIAEALAASQTNKRKAKQPVKPKARKKLFKSKAKKMPNSINFIRGKWF